CAGCAAAAGCGCATGAACCTACAATCGCCATGGCAACTAgtctatttacagtacagtacaatgtgGGCAATAGCACATCCCACTTCCTTTTTACTCCATAAACATGGATGAAAAATATACCTCATACCAAGCTAAGTAGTCACAGCCATTTCCATAGTGTTTCTTGAGTAAAAATGGCTTTACAAAAGACttctattacattttatgaaaacTAGTTGTATAACTTTCATTTTTACACAACTTCAGACTTTTATGCCACATGTCACGCAGCATACATTTTCTGCAAGGCCATTTCAAAAGTCTACCATGCCAGCAATATATTTGGAGAGCTCACAGACAGTAGCTAAACATTAGATGTACTGCTACTGAGATGTCTCGCCAACCCAGCCTCCACATCAAGTAGGCCAGGGGAGCACAACATGCTCTAacctgtaacttttttttttttttttttttgcaactttgcTCCTTCTTTACCGCCTTCTGTCCGTCCATCTTTCTATTTGTCCCTCCCCTCCTGCCATCTGGTGAGATCAGAAGAGTTACCTACAGACCATCTGTTGCATCCACCTGGAGAGACTTAAACACAAAACGCCTATtgtggacacatacacacacaaaaagaaataaagaggtACCCACTTCTTGTTAACTCACCCAGATTTCAGCCATGGAGGAATCCATCATACAACCTCAGTGCTAACTACATGTTAGTGATGGAAATGACTTCTGCTGAGCGCCTGGTGAACTCCAAAACACCAGAGCCAATAAGTGTATGTCCCAGTCCTTCTCTCCTGTGCCTGTGACTCTGACTGACTCTGtcatacacactcacaccgCGGCACATGCTCAAGTGTTTCTCGAAACTCTGGCTTTTGTTCCACTCTGTCTGGTCTGTGAAAATGACTTCAGTGGGGCTGAGTGCCTGCCCAAATTCCTCCCACTACAGGGTTCAGTTCACAAAGCTGCGCAGACTGAGCAGGACTGACAGCTAGGACAGCctctgggggtggggggaaaacccatacccatacacacacacacacacacacgcacgcacgcacacacacactgcagtccCATTTCTGTCTCTGGCACACATATGCCAGTGTAACTTTATCTATTGATGAAACCTATAGTAGAAATATCACTGTCACTCCTCCTCCCTCCGACTCTGAACAAACGTTTGTCTCCAACAGCAGTGATGGGACAAGTGTTGTGACTGACAGGCAACAAGTGCTACTGTGCTCTGGCATGTGGGATGGCTCCTTTAAATGCAGCAGACGGCAGGAAAGAGTGACAACTAACAGAGATAACTGAGGAAGCCGAGAAATGTTCCAgctaagtaaaaagaaatccgCAGCAATGATTGAACTTAATTAAAATATCGTGTATCATTTATTCAGACAGTCCttacataataaataaactggAAGAGACCGCTTTAACAACACAGCCTTAGATGCGCAGTGTACACTCTAGTGACATATGTCTTAAGTTTTTAAGTAGAAGAATGACATACATGGAAAGCTAGTCCAGCCAGAGCTATTaaaatacttaagtaaatacTGCAAGCCCACGTGGAGGTTGAACTGAACAACTCACTGGTTTATTATGTGTATATCACCTAGTCAGGAGATTGAACAACATAAAGGGTTCACTTCTGTTTCAGCAACCGGTATAAATCTGTGAGACTCCATCTCATTCGTCCGATCAGACTGTTAAACCGCTGCAGACAGCAACAACCTACCAGACGCCCTCGACGTGTCTGAAGGCCAAACAAAGCCTCCGAGGGGACTCTCCAAGCGCATGGAAATCCATTTGAAATGTGTGACAGGCAGAGCTGCTGAGCTGTGAAGCCCAATTCCccctgagcccccccccccttttcacAAATACATGAACTGCAATAAAATGTCTCGGATACATCACTGTAATGGAAATGTTATGATGAGTTTTAGGAAAACTATCAGGGCTAAAAGGTCATATACACATCATTCTGATGTCTGCAACCCAGTCCACCTCACAATTACTAGTCTCTATGTAAACCTGTCGGTCTTTATGGTAAAAGGCTATAATTTTTATGTTAACCAGACTCTGACTGAGCTCTGAAAGAAAACCATCCCTTTGCAGCATCCTTACAGGGAAAAGTTACTCCTCAAACCGTAGTTTGTAAGGCTTTCACTGGAATCTCCAATGGGACAATAGGTGGAAGTTGTTCAAGTTGTTGTAATTGAATATGTATTAACCTTATGATGTTACGAGGGCACTCACCCGCTGTCCTGTAGCTCCTCAGCAGGGCTCTGGACTGTTTGTGTCACTGCAGTTTCCTCAGCTGGGATCTCCACTGGTTTTTCCACTTGCTCCTCTGGAAGCTCACAAATCAGCTCCTTCTCCggttcttctgttgttgtctttgatgGTTCTGGTTCTTTATTCTCCGTTGGTTCTGGCAACTCCACTTCATATTTTGTTGGTTCAGGGAGCTCTTTTGTGCTTTTCGTTGGTTCCTGTAGCTTAGTTAGCTCCTTCTCTATTTCTGAGAAAGTCACTGGCTCCCTTTTTGGTTCTGAGAGCTCTTCTGGCagctcttcttctttcttggtTGGTTCTAAACGCTctactttctttgtttcttctgGGAACTCTactgtctgctgtgtttgttcTGGGAGCTCTATTATCTTTTTCAAAGGTTCAGGAAGATCCACTGGCTTCTTCACAAGATTCAGAGgtgggatctctgttttcttcgcTGCTGCTCGCTCCGGTGGTGCGATCTCCTCCAGTCTCAGAGGAGCAGCTATCTCCTCAGTCGGAGTAAGAAATTCTAGTTGGGGAGACTCCAGAGATGGGAGGGGTCTGGGAAAACAATGCAAAAGAAGAGGGAGTTTTAGTTTATAGCATATGCACAAGGAATGACTGACACATGACaaatgtgtgtccttgtgtgttgtGAGGAcgctttctgtgtgtgtgtgtgtgtgtgtgtgtgtgtgtgtgtgtgtgtgtgtgtgtgtgtgtgtgtgtgtgtggaagcactgtaggtgcatgtgtgtgtttatgctgttGTTTCATTGTGTTGAGCAGTGTGAGAAAAGGTTCATTCTTGCGCTGGAGAGTAGGGGCGATGTCACAGCTGATGTCATCctttgaatataaaaggctgCATTACTTCCACAAGACTTCAACCGGCACATTCATCTGACCCAAGCTCGAATCACAGACAAAGTGCAGCTCTGTGTTTACCTCCTCGTTCATATTCATTGTCCCGCTGCTCTCTGATATATCACTCTTGACAAGTCCTGTACATGGTGTTACTGGAatgccaaaataataataataataactgcaGCAATCTATGAAGAGGCCTACTAAACAACTGATATATTATCTGAACCTCACagttttacaacaaaaataaatattgacatttgtccaccacaagggaagtttggggtcccctgctggagctgctgcccccgcgacccgataccgcataagcggtcgaagatggatggatggatggatggacatttGTCCACCTTATTAATTCTTAATTATGTAGGTGTAGTTTTGATTGTTGTGGCTGGTGGCACAAACTACATATGTGCCTTTCCTTCTGTGTACTGGAGCAGACATGTAATGCTCACATGCTACTTTGTGTAACAGATTGAGGGGAAGCCCATGCTGACCTCCACAGACCTTTTTAGACATTAGTTACATGAACTTTAACTTTTCATTAACATAGTTTTATTAGCGTGAAGTCTCATGTGTACTTCTCTAATCTGGTTTCTTAAAGGGATATTATTTttctcacgcacgcacgcgcacgtacgcgtgcgcacacacacacacacacacacacacacacacacacacacacacacacacacacacacacttgtgtttaCCTTGATGTCTCTTGTTTACTCTGAGATTGGGATGCAGCTTCTTTTAGAGCTTGTATCCAGTTTGTATCTGGTTCTTGAGCTGGAAGTCCAGGAGCCGGACTCTCTGACACATCGGCAGCCTCCGTGTTCACAATCACTTGTTCAACAGAAGCTTTTTCAGGTGATATTCCTTCTCGGTGGGAATCGGCAACAATGAGGTTAACCGCGGTATCGTCTCGGGACTTTGACAAAGACACCTGATCATGTGGCTTCTCTGACTGGCTAGGGGCTGCAGGTGGAGTTGATGCACAATCATCCGGGCACTTTGACAAAACAACAGATGGGCCTGTGGTAATAGGACTGGTTTTATCTTTTATATCATTGTCATTTTCTGTTGCCTTAGAAAGACCAGTTGGATTTATGACCTTCTGTTTAGTcattgctttattgtttaatgCTTTTATCTCACTTTGTCCTTTCCCCTGGCTGCTAGCTTCCCCTTCTTCCAAAGGTGCTTTATCTGCCTTTGTGATCTCCTCTACATCAGGGCCTTTTATGGGTGTTTGTACTACCGGGCTGCTTTGTGTGGTTGAGGTTTTATTGAAGCTTTGTAGCTTGAGAGGCCTGCACACTGTATCCTGAATTTCACACTCCTCAGTTTGACTACTGTTGCTTTTCACAGCCGTGGCAGCACTGAAATCATTTTCCACAGTTTCGGGTTGCCCAACCAGAGTACTGAATATCTTTGTGTGAATTTCTTCAGCCTGGTTTGTACTTGGAGTAACTGCCAAATGATTGGCATGACTATCTCTGCTGACCTTTGAGGAAACAGAGATCTGGGAAGGTGAAGTCTCATGTTCCTGTGATGCAAACTCAAAAGATACAGCAGTGTTCTTCAAGGTCTCAGGATTTCCATGTTGGTCTTGACAGGCGGCTGATAGATTGCCTTTTTCATGGCTTTTACCAACCGGATCATTCACAAATTCAGTGTCTGTAATTGACCCAACTACCCCTAAGGCAGGGCTTTTATTCTCATCCAACCACTGTCTTGTCTCATCTACATAACAGCCAGTTGTTACACTCCCTATTTCAGCCAGGGCATTTCTCTCAGCAACCCTTCTACTCTTATTTAAATCACTGGCAAGGTGAAACCGCCCTGCTTGTTTTCCCTCTCCATCACCGATCACTCGTACGTTGCCACTGCTGTCATCCCCTGTCAACTCATCACTCCCCACAGAGCCGTCTGTGCCCTCTGCTACCCCTTTCACACTTGGAACCAGTGCTTGGGTCTGCCTGACCTGACTGTTGGTCTTTTCTCCCCCCTCTAGACAGCCATCTGACAATTCCTGTGTGGGATGTCTGGATCCCAGACACTGTAGGTAGTACAGACACCGCTGCTGTTGCTCCTGTTGCTGAGCAAAATAGTTGGGCTCTGGTGTGGACTGTGACTGGCCAAGACCTGCATTCAAATCTGGTGCTATGTCCTTGTCGGAGCTGCTTTCCAGTGTTGCTGTCAGAGTTTGGCGCAAACTCTGGTCATAAACAGTTTGAGGGTAACTACCAGAATCTACCTCAGCATTAAACATGTcctgagaggagaaagaagtCTTGCTTTGTCTTTCAGATGCAATGCCACTCTTCCTTTCTACTTCCTCCTTTATATCACTTATTGGTGATTCAGTCTTGTACGctttatgtttatgttgtggCTGCAGGTCTCCAATTTCCTCTCCAGCCTCTTTATCTCTCCCATTACTCTGTTGTGgtgctgtgtctgtctttccttTCTGCATCTTACTGCTGTCTGCTGTTTCCCTTTGATTATCCATTGTTGCTtcttcaacttttttcttttcctctgcaaACACCGTGGATGTCTCATCTCCCATTTTCTCTGTCATGTTGTCTTGTTTAATTCCATCATAATCCTTAATGGATGCTTCACAAATAACAGGTTTGATGCCAACAGGGCGTGGCTCAGAGTGGGATAGAGAAATTACATTATCAGACCCACCTTTTACCAGTACACCCACTGCACCAGGGGGGTGAGGAGGAGACAGATTTTCCTCTTGTGAAAACGGAACATTTAAATTGTTAAGGACTGAAAACTCAAATTCAACGACAGTCTCCTTAACGTCATTTCTATCCTCCAGTTTTGGACAAGTCTTATCTGCTTTGATGTTGACATCACTGTACTCCAGATCATGTGCTAAAGACATTTGTGTAATTTCTCTGCTCTTGTTGCCATCCACCTCTCCAGAGACTTTGGTGCGGTCACAATCAGCGCTGGCGTAATCGGTCTGCACAGGAAGAGAGATATCACAGTCTGCAATGAACTCCAAGTGACTCAACATTGGACCAGGAGGCCGCAGCACAAAAGAAGAATTACCGGCAAACTGCTCGATAACAGGAATTGACTGGTCAGAGGCTGTCACTTCTGAAGTCGCAGATTCATCCTTTGTCAGAATAGCAGAGCAAATTATGGGCTCCGACCCCTCACTGGCTTTCATGGGATCTGTAGTAACCAGTTCACGAGGAGGTGTTTGATCTAATTGGGTGGGAGGCTGAGAACTGGGGTGACAAGGCTTTGTCTGAAGAGAGTCTGTGCAGATCACAGTTTCGGCTGTTGAACTGGGGTCAAGGTCCGTAGAGAGCTGACCAACAGGTAACTCAGTGGAGACATTACTTAAAGGCGTGCAGGTAACATCATCAGCTGGAAGCACAGAACATGAGGAGAGAGGATGTAGGTTACCTTCAGCAGCATCCGATATTAAAGGGGACTCCTGGGGCTGGCCAGCCTTGACTAAGGCTTTAGACGAATCATGTAACTTATCTATCTCTTTCTCAGTTGACAAACACAGGGTTACACCCTCCTTCTCTGTTTCTGCCTCTATTTGCTTTGTCACCTTTGCTGACACCTGTTCAACTGTTGGATGATCAGCCTCAGAGTCTGCACTTTCTGCCGTTTGTATAACGTCACCAGCCTGATTCTTCTCAGTAGGACATGGAAGCTGTTTTGAGCAGGCCTCAGTCGCTGACTGTAAATCCACTGTGTTAGTCTCCAAGTTGTTGTCACCTGACTGATCTATGTTACTGTTCTCCTTGATATCTTTTGTCCCCATATTTCCTTTATTCAACTGGACATTGTTCTGTGGCTTCGGGGAGTCGGCTGAGCTCCGTATTGCTAATTCATCCTTAGCAGGAGTTGTATCTGCGGGGATTTCTGGCTGTTTCAAGCTGAGAAATTCTGGGAAGATGTAGCTGGCCTCAACCACAGGATGGTGCAAACTCTCATGTACAGTCAGCGGAGGCAAAGAGGCGCAGTCCATCGCTGACACCGACATGTTCCTGAGATCCACAGAGTAACTGCTTTCTTGTTTCACAGTGTCCGCAAAGTGAACTCTGTTGTTGCTTCTGCTTCTGTTACATACGTACACATCCACTCCAGACATAGCACCACTATTGCTCTGTTTCTGGACTTGAAACTCTGCGTCTGCACTTACGGCTGTGCTGGTTTCTGTTGTGCTACTTTTAGGCTGGACCTGTTGAATGTTGCTCGCTTGTCGCTCGACTGAGGTTTGTTGAGAAGTAGTCAGTAGCTGTGGTGAGATTAAAGACAGCAAGATTTGACCgttatttctctctgtctctgggaGGGATGATTCCCCACAAATATGTCCCAAAGACAATGCTTCTTCTGAAATTAAATTCTGTTTGAGATCAGCCCTTACCCCTTTGTTTGTCTTGCTGGAGCTCTGTTCACGGTTAGTGGGGAGAGGTGAGATGGCTGCGCCATGCTGTTCTTGGCAGGGTTGAGATAGACGGTCCTGTTCAGTGCAGATGCTCTCAGGGATGGTAGCAATCGGCTCAGTCCAGCTCTGTGACTTCAGCTGTGACTCTGCAACATCGGTGGGCGGACGCGTCTCTGTCGCGGCTGATGACACCCCACTAGCTGAGCCTTCTGGCTGGCTGAATGAACTGTGCTCAGCAGCCAGCCGTCCTTTCTCTCCCACCTCCCCTTCTCCTCCCCCTCGTCCTGCTTCCTCCAATCCCACAGCACTGTAATCCTGACAATCAGGACTAGTGAGTAACCCAAAGGGAGAAGTATTGATACAGGCTTCTAACCGGAGTGGctccttttctttgtctccctcttCAGCTGGTGAGACCCCGGTGTCTGCACTGCGAAGGCTTGTTTCTCCCGGTCCCTTCATTTCTGTCTCAGCAGAGTTGTGTGGcattttgctgctgcagcttTCCTCAGATGAAGCCTGTCCCTTTTTGGCTAAAAATGCAATTGAGCATTTTCCCTGTGAACAGATTAATGCAAGCGGAGGAAGGCTGTCCAGGAgtccttctttctctttgtctgcaGAGCTGAGGCACTTTCCTGTACCCCCTAAATCTTTCTCTCCAACTGCTTTCTCACTCTCTGCGACTGCTACAGCAGCTACTCTCTCCAATGATTCACGCCTCgtgctttctccctctcccttgcTTTCTATCAGTTCTGGCATCGTGGGTGTTGCCAGTGGCAACGCAGCAACCACCACTAAAGGCTCTTCAAGGGCACTATCCACGCTGCTCTCTCCCACACATGTCCAGCTGTTGGAGAGTGGGCTGGGATTCTCCTGTGTGAGTATCACTGCTTCTGAGGTAACTATAGTTAactcatgtgtttgtgcatctgaTCTCTTATCAGCAGAGGCAGCTGGATTGATAACTGTAGTTTGGACATGTGTCATGCTTGTTTGTTGGTTATCTGTAACACCTCCGGTTACATGTTGCTTCGGCTGTGGGATTTCATCTGATCTTTGATTTATGCGACGTGGGGCATCTATAGGGTTGTGGTTATCTGACAGATGAGGCCTCTGTGAAAGAGCCTGGTTGGACGCAGGTGAACAGGCAGTAAGATGATCCTGCCTGCTATGAGAGGATGATAGTGGGGGGCTGGGGCCGGGCTTTCCCCCGGGACTCAGCTGTTGCTTTGAGGCAAACCCATTATCAGGCTGTTCCCCACAAATCACAGCCAGAGCTGCCAGTGACACCAATTCTGCATTTTCTGTTGAATCTATATGATTTCCTGCATTTATGAGAGACACAGCCTGTAATTCATTTTCAGGTTGTACTACTGCCATTGCCTTTTGTCCAGTCTCTGTGTTCTTCTCttctatctttttctttctcctttgtttctttttgtctttcttctttgaCGTTTTGTCCTGCCCGGCGTGTTTGGCACATGGAGAACTCGTCATGTCTGACAATGCATCTTTATCCTTTAAATGAAGAGTACTGCACTCTGATGTCTCATCAACTGATTGATCTTTCTTTCCCGTTTTAACTATACAAACGGTAATACTGGACTCGTCacgcttttctttctttatgtctACAATCTCTGTTATTGCCTCTGTGTCTTTCTGCCTAATTAGTGCATTACAATCTAGAGTGCCATTTTCCTCGATGCCTGCTTTAGAATCGACATGTTCCTCTCTGGAACTGTTTCTCACGTCAGAAAATGCTACTTCTTCTTGAGTTTCCTTAAATaaatctgttgttgtttctaattgtgtatgtgtgtgtctttccttCTGCTCATttatctctgtttctttttctgcctttttttcacACTCCGTCCCTGCTGCACCGGCACTATTCTCAGTACCCAGTATGTAATTCCTAAAACTAAACACAACTGTATCTTTCTGACTGCTTTCTACTTCACTGTTTCCATGTGTACCCTTGTTTCCATGGCCCCCGTTGCTATGTCCCGGCTGGACTGTGATTGGAGGCAGTGAAGATGAGTCATTGAATTTATTAACCATCCCTTCTCCAGTTTTCTTGCCTACATCATTAACCTTCCCAGGCGTGATGCTGGGGGAGCCTGTGGGATTAAGTATGCCCAGTGAGGCCATTTGTTCTTCACATTCCTGGATGGCCTGTTTGAGTTCCCGATCTAGGAGCACAGATAGGGAAGGCGTCGAGGGTCGGACACCCGTGTCAGGTGTGGCAGTGGGCCGAGGTGAAGGCTGAGCATCTGTGAGAACTGGGTTGCTGTCATGAGGCCTGAGACGAGGGTAAGGTGACACAGTTAAGAGTCTGGCAGGCAGACAGCTGGTCATTCCAAAATGCCACGAAACGCTGCTATTGGCAGAGCAGAAGCCCATGCTCAGACATTGCACTCAAtaagcacacacaacacacaactgtACTCATAATGCCTAGGCTGAGATGTATATTCTCTTACAAGAAATAATATCAGCTCTGTTTGTAAGCATATGGTTGTTAATGAACATGCAGGTCTGTTCATACACACCAAAACAGGATTTCTTCAGGCATTACGCTAGGTAGCTACTATACCATTTCCTAAGCCTAGCCTGAATTTCTAATTGTGCCAAAAGCTTAATAATgaatttttattcaaatatttaattggTTAATTATTTGTTGGAGCATTGCCTATATTTTTAATGCTAACCTTTAAAGTAGGAACCTAGTACAAGCAGCATGAATGTAACAATCCTACTAGTAGCAACTACTAATTATTGCAGTAGCATCCATATGCTGTACAATGGAAAGCACTATGAACGTCTTAGGCTGCTGTGAACTGTCATTGTGTATACTAAGCAATACTGTCTGTTCCATCATCCTGACCAGTGCAATGAATACTATATCAAATAATTCAAAAcccaaaaaatgtataaagagtATAGTAATGAGTGATTGTAATAAACCATGTCACCAGATAAACAACATTACATATCCATGCTCATGCACCAAAAATCCTGTCTCATAACGTACTATATTAGAAGAGATCAAAGCAGAGGCATTGCTCTACAAAGCACTTCATGAAGTACACATCTAGCTTGATAGTGTGAGTGCTTGCTTTAACGCCTTTAACTAACAGGCTAGCTTTGTGCCATTCAGTTGTAATTGCTGAGTCATTGCTAAACCATTAGCCAGCAGTACAGAATAATGCTGCAGGATCTTAGTCTTTAAGCCTCACAGAGTGTATAGATCCAACATCATTTATTTAGTATGTATTACTTATGTCATCAGCTGGTTTCTTGAAATCTGCTCATCATGTTAAGATgtacaataaatacatgaagTGAGAAATAACCTCAATAAAGCGTCCATGGATGTGATTGGTTAACACAGTCTCCCCATAAAGACTGACATTTCCATGTAAACACGACCTCTGCACTGACAACATGTTTCTCACTCACCTCACCAACTGCTCTCAAGCCTGTATCTAATTCACCTGGCACTCCCTACTAAAGGGTGGAGCAGCAAAAtagattaaactgttttcaGCTGGAAGGTTTTGCTATGAAACATGCTGTTGCCTGCCTTCTCTACAGTACCTGAGGTGGAATGGAGGTGCTTCTCACAGTATTGCATTTTAAGACTGCGCGTGTCCTCTTACTCTGCAGGGTTTAGCTTAAAAAGCGGGAACTTTATTTCTGCAGTTTGAGAATTTGATATACACAGTAAAAGTTTGCAAAGTACTTACCTTGGTAACAATTTACAATATAGTACACACAAATGTAAGCAGTTACAAATACTGAGAATTAATGAATTGTTAATGAGTAGTTCCTGAATAACTCTGATTTGAGGACTATAAagaatgtaatgtttatttacTGGCGAACAGACAGGGATATactttaattattataattagttTATAAATTAATTGGAATAACGACCATTTTCTGTGTTCCTGATTAACTATGAAGTAACCTCTGAGGAGCTCACACTAGTAACAACTGATTCCTAGTTACTCTTTTTGTGCACCCCCAAGTGGTACATCATATGGAATGGTTACTAAGTAGTTTCTCATAactttatgattttatttttatttattttttgtgttccCCTTATTTTTACGCATTGACATCAAGCTGGAAATTCTGGCATTTTTAGCACATGTATAAAAATGCGTTTTCTTAACTGCACTGTCCCCTTCTTAAATAAcctaaattgaattaaaacaaaaataagtataCTACTGCAATGAGTCAGCTTGTCAGAATACACTGAAGCCTCAAACAAATTAGTGCAATCAACTCCAGCTCTCAGACAAAAGCAGAATGCAAGGCAACACTAGAAACAGAACATTAAGTCAGTCTGCATATAATTCACCaaagcataaataaaaacaacctcAACTCAAGCAAAGTCCGCTAAGACAGGCAGCACCCAAACAGGCGATATCCATAACACTCCAAAATGAGTTTgaaacattcaaacactgtgTTATCCTTTGTTCCACTAAATGCTCAATA
This portion of the Etheostoma cragini isolate CJK2018 chromosome 17, CSU_Ecrag_1.0, whole genome shotgun sequence genome encodes:
- the tacc2 gene encoding uncharacterized protein tacc2 isoform X15; this encodes MQFCRKVLCKPCSARVTSPEEDMEYKMGSCIGISHRQAEAHAESLTRRDNRALLTEASTSQQSLLSQPVLPDIPVLTGEEESGGAAQDQEELEFPHDLLPSLDFSSELNIWESSLGAQTSSGTRKCKQVDPLLVGPHHHTEVSRSSLVLNERPHDSNPVLTDAQPSPRPTATPDTGVRPSTPSLSVLLDRELKQAIQECEEQMASLGILNPTGSPSITPGKVNDVGKKTGEGMVNKFNDSSSLPPITVQPGHSNGGHGNKGTHGNSEVESSQKDTVVFSFRNYILGTENSAGAAGTECEKKAEKETEINEQKERHTHTQLETTTDLFKETQEEVAFSDVRNSSREEHVDSKAGIEENGTLDCNALIRQKDTEAITEIVDIKKEKRDESSITVCIVKTGKKDQSVDETSECSTLHLKDKDALSDMTSSPCAKHAGQDKTSKKKDKKKQRRKKKIEEKNTETGQKAMAVVQPENELQAVSLINAGNHIDSTENAELVSLAALAVICGEQPDNGFASKQQLSPGGKPGPSPPLSSSHSRQDHLTACSPASNQALSQRPHLSDNHNPIDAPRRINQRSDEIPQPKQHVTGGVTDNQQTSMTHVQTTVINPAASADKRSDAQTHELTIVTSEAVILTQENPSPLSNSWTCVGESSVDSALEEPLVVVAALPLATPTMPELIESKGEGESTRRESLERVAAVAVAESEKAVGEKDLGGTGKCLSSADKEKEGLLDSLPPLALICSQGKCSIAFLAKKGQASSEESCSSKMPHNSAETEMKGPGETSLRSADTGVSPAEEGDKEKEPLRLEACINTSPFGLLTSPDCQDYSAVGLEEAGRGGGEGEVGEKGRLAAEHSSFSQPEGSASGVSSAATETRPPTDVAESQLKSQSWTEPIATIPESICTEQDRLSQPCQEQHGAAISPLPTNREQSSSKTNKGVRADLKQNLISEEALSLGHICGESSLPETERNNGQILLSLISPQLLTTSQQTSVERQASNIQQVQPKSSTTETSTAVSADAEFQVQKQSNSGAMSGVDVYVCNRSRSNNRVHFADTVKQESSYSVDLRNMSVSAMDCASLPPLTVHESLHHPVVEASYIFPEFLSLKQPEIPADTTPAKDELAIRSSADSPKPQNNVQLNKGNMGTKDIKENSNIDQSGDNNLETNTVDLQSATEACSKQLPCPTEKNQAGDVIQTAESADSEADHPTVEQVSAKVTKQIEAETEKEGVTLCLSTEKEIDKLHDSSKALVKAGQPQESPLISDAAEGNLHPLSSCSVLPADDVTCTPLSNVSTELPVGQLSTDLDPSSTAETVICTDSLQTKPCHPSSQPPTQLDQTPPRELVTTDPMKASEGSEPIICSAILTKDESATSEVTASDQSIPVIEQFAGNSSFVLRPPGPMLSHLEFIADCDISLPVQTDYASADCDRTKVSGEVDGNKSREITQMSLAHDLEYSDVNIKADKTCPKLEDRNDVKETVVEFEFSVLNNLNVPFSQEENLSPPHPPGAVGVLVKGGSDNVISLSHSEPRPVGIKPVICEASIKDYDGIKQDNMTEKMGDETSTVFAEEKKKVEEATMDNQRETADSSKMQKGKTDTAPQQSNGRDKEAGEEIGDLQPQHKHKAYKTESPISDIKEEVERKSGIASERQSKTSFSSQDMFNAEVDSGSYPQTVYDQSLRQTLTATLESSSDKDIAPDLNAGLGQSQSTPEPNYFAQQQEQQQRCLYYLQCLGSRHPTQELSDGCLEGGEKTNSQVRQTQALVPSVKGVAEGTDGSVGSDELTGDDSSGNVRVIGDGEGKQAGRFHLASDLNKSRRVAERNALAEIGSVTTGCYVDETRQWLDENKSPALGVVGSITDTEFVNDPVGKSHEKGNLSAACQDQHGNPETLKNTAVSFEFASQEHETSPSQISVSSKVSRDSHANHLAVTPSTNQAEEIHTKIFSTLVGQPETVENDFSAATAVKSNSSQTEECEIQDTVCRPLKLQSFNKTSTTQSSPVVQTPIKGPDVEEITKADKAPLEEGEASSQGKGQSEIKALNNKAMTKQKVINPTGLSKATENDNDIKDKTSPITTGPSVVLSKCPDDCASTPPAAPSQSEKPHDQVSLSKSRDDTAVNLIVADSHREGISPEKASVEQVIVNTEAADVSESPAPGLPAQEPDTNWIQALKEAASQSQSKQETSRPLPSLESPQLEFLTPTEEIAAPLRLEEIAPPERAAAKKTEIPPLNLVKKPVDLPEPLKKIIELPEQTQQTVEFPEETKKVERLEPTKKEEELPEELSEPKREPVTFSEIEKELTKLQEPTKSTKELPEPTKYEVELPEPTENKEPEPSKTTTEEPEKELICELPEEQVEKPVEIPAEETAVTQTVQSPAEELQDSGSSLTEQAERGDRAPASSPPPTSEYHFLPALPPHLQDTTEFPSPSPTPPERHTTEALPTPPASPIFPPPPPPAPASPPVPPAYQGEDHCPASAPCHPPLSNTFRVKRSPKKSPTSDPSQDLTPADEAPSLHPQDDHATDEEKLASSTSHKWAALPDMDADLNCDQQDFPQPCDLTSFVNENSLPHPVQDYEIEYMEKIGSASPPLSVKKPSLYLKLDSVSDNLTKNTCDHGSEPSSPCTGSFEEMEAQITAGIKTPVLSSRSGPEGSAGDKGRKRESEALSRTQSAERDEQPPSQGPVEAPAPVLAMPPLDRLSECDDLLQYLEPDLAETNPTAFAQKLQEELVLAALRIEALQVAKNISQCPSLSTVNPQSRLKKPSSRRWNINGSPLLKHRDVSSPVESGVSMNSLYTRTTTSYIEGESPHLPRDLDHSLGIAREEIVTKEKEVMEWQRKYEDSRQEVVEMRRIVAEYEKTIAQMIGMPEDDQKEKSLSHHTIQQLIMEKDQALSDLNSVEKSLADLFRRYEKMKDVLEGFRKNEEVLKKCAQEYLSRVRKEEQRYQALKIHAEEKLDRANADIAHVRAKAMQEQAAHQASLRKEQMKVDSLERTLEQKNKEIEELTKICDELIAKMGRS